ATAAGGAGTCCCAGAAATGACGAATACTTTTGATATTAGCCCATTAATTAGGAAAAATGTTCGTGAACTTACACCTTACCAGTCCGCTCGAAGAATCGGTGGTAAAGGCGATATTTGGTTAAACGCAAATGAATTTCCGACCGCCCCCTATTATCAATTAACTCAACAAACGCTTAATCGATATCCTGAACCACAACCTGAACAAGTCATAAAACTTTATGCAAATTATGCTGGGGTTAAACCTGAACAATTAATTGTCAGTCGTGGTGCAGATGAGGCTATTGAGTTACTAATGCGTGCCTTTTGTGAACCTGAGAAAGATAGTATCATATATTGTCCACCAACCTATGGTATGTATATGGTTAGTGCTCAAACTATGGGTATTGGATATAAAGCCATACCGCAGACCGAAAATTGGCAATTAGATCTGCCAAATATTGAAAAAAACCTTGAAAATGTGAAATTGATTTACATTTGTTCTCCCAATAATCCGACAGGTAATATACTCAATCCGGATGACATTAAAACACTTTTAAATATGACTAGAGGCAAAGCGTTAATCATTGTTGATGAAGCTTATATTGAGTTTTCAATGCAAAATACGGTTGTAAGTTGGTTAGAAAACTATCCGCATTTAGTAATTTTACGCACCCTGTCTAAAGCATTTGCATTAGCTGGATTACGTTGCGGTTTTACTATTGCTAATGAACCGATAATTACCACGTTGCAGAAAGTAATCGCACCTTATCCACTCGCTACGCCTGTTGCTGATATTGCCGCACAAGCTTTATCGCCTGAAAATATTAGCATCATGCAAAATAATGTTGCTGGTTTAAATAAACAAAAGCAAAAGCTGATTGATGATTTACAAAC
Above is a genomic segment from Frischella perrara containing:
- the hisC gene encoding histidinol-phosphate transaminase, with the protein product MTNTFDISPLIRKNVRELTPYQSARRIGGKGDIWLNANEFPTAPYYQLTQQTLNRYPEPQPEQVIKLYANYAGVKPEQLIVSRGADEAIELLMRAFCEPEKDSIIYCPPTYGMYMVSAQTMGIGYKAIPQTENWQLDLPNIEKNLENVKLIYICSPNNPTGNILNPDDIKTLLNMTRGKALIIVDEAYIEFSMQNTVVSWLENYPHLVILRTLSKAFALAGLRCGFTIANEPIITTLQKVIAPYPLATPVADIAAQALSPENISIMQNNVAGLNKQKQKLIDDLQTINLVDIVYPSYSNYLLVKFNSSVPVFNELWQHGIILRDQHNQLGLNNCIRISIGTQTECDRLITALRRLTNEEISYG